The following DNA comes from Candidatus Izemoplasmatales bacterium.
TCGACGAAGGGAGATGATGATGTGCGGGAACTGCAGAGCAAATCCCGGGAAGTCCTGTTCGCCGTCCTTCCCGTCGTCCTCGTCGTCCTCGTCTTCCATCTGTTCATCGATCCGCTTCCGGACGAACTGTTCTGGCGGTTCGTGATCGGTGCCGTCGTGATCGTCCTCGGCCTCACGACCTTTCTGATCGGCATCGACATCGGCATCACTCCGGTCGGCGAGCTGATCGGCCAGCGCATCGCCAAGTCCAACCGGGTCTGGATCGTCGTCGTGCTCGGGCTTCTGCTCGGGTTCCTGATCTCCGTCGCCGAACCCGATCTGCTCGTGCTCGCGGATCAGATATCGGCGGTGACCGACGCGAGCATCGCCGCCTCCTCGGTCATCCTCCTCGTCTCGATCGGCGTCGGCGTCTTCGTGATGCTCGGGCTGATCCGCATCCTCTTCTCGATCCCCCTGTATCTCTCGCTTGCGATCATCTATCCGGTCATCGCCATCTTCTGTCTCTTCATGAAGCCGGAGATGATCGCGATCGCCTTCGACGCGTCCGGTGCGACCACCGGAGCCCTCACGGTCCCGTTCATCATGTCCCTCGCGACCGGCGTCGCGGTCCTGCATCGCAACTCCAAGAGCGCCGAGAAGGACTCGTTCGGCCTCGTCGCGCTCGCTTCCGCGGGAGCGATCCTCGGCTTTCTCGCGCTCGCCGCGATCATCGATCCGCAAAATCTGATCGGAATCCTCCCCGAAGCCTCGACGGAGCATGGCATCTTCCTGCCGTTCTGGCATGAACTGACGAGAAAGGCGGGCGACTCGTTCATCGCGCTTTCACCGGTTCTCTTGCTCTTCCTCCTGGGCAACCTGTTCTTCTTCAAACTGCGCCCGCGCACATTCGCGCGAATCGCCAAGGGCTTCGTCTTCACCTATGTCGGGCTCACGCTCTTCCTCGTCGGCGTCAACGCCGGGTTCATGGAAGCCGGGCGGACGGTCGGCATCGCCCTGACGGACCGTTCGCTCTTCCTCACCCTGCTCGTCTCCTTCCTGCTCGGGTTCTTCACCGTGATGGCCGAACCGGCCGTATATATCCTGACGCACCAGATCGAGGACATCACCTCCGGTTCGATCCGCCGCCGGCTCGTCCTGTTCACGCTCGCGATCGGCGTCGGGATCGCCCTGGTCCTGAACGTGATCCGCATCCTCGTTCCCGATCTGCGGCTTTGGACCATCCTCCTGCCCGGATATCTGATCGCGCTCGTCCTCATGTTCTTCACCCCGAAGCTGTTCATCGCGATCGGGTTCGATGCCGGCGGCGTCGCCAGCGGTCCGATCACCGCGACCTTCGTGCTCGCCTTCTCCCAGGGAATCGCCTTCGGCGGAACCGCCGGAGGACTCGGCGACGTGTTCGGGATGATCGCCCTGATCGCCCTCACCCCGATCATCGCGATCGAGATCCTCGGCGTCCTCTACCGCCGCCAGACCCACCGAAAGGAAGTGGTTTCCCGTGCCGAATTCCATGAATAGTCTCGCCCTCTACGTCGCCATCGTCAACTACGGGGAGGCCAAGAAGGTGATCGATCTGGCGCGGATCGCCGGCGTCCAGGGCGCCACCATCTTCTACGGCTACGGCACGATGAACAAGGGCTTCCTCGCGATGATCGGCCTCTCCGACGTCAAGAAGGAGATCGTCCTGATGTGCTCCGACACCGAATGCGGCGACCGCGCCGCGAAGCTGATCTTCGAGACGATGCAGATGCACAGGCACCACCGCGGCGTGATCCTCTCGCTGTCGATCGACTCGCTCTTCGGCTCCGCTTCCCTCACCCCGCTTTCCCACCAACCGAACAAGGAGGCTCCCATGGAAAACCAGGCCATCTTCACGATCGTCGACAAAGGCAAGGCGGAACTCGTCATCGACGCCGCCGCATCCTCCGGCGCGACCGGCGGCACCGTCATCAACGCGCGCGGTTCCGGCATCCACGAGACCAAGAGGATCTTCAACATCCCGATCGAACCGGAGAAGGAGATCGTCCTCACGATCGCCCCGACGGAAAAGGTCGAGGCGATCACCACCGCGATCCGGAAGGAATTGAAGATCGACGACCCCGGCATGGGGATCGTCTTCGTCATGGACGTCCGCAGCGACTACGGACTATACAAAGGAAAGTAAATTCCCATATGTAAAAAAACAGGAGCGGGTTTCCGTTCCTGTTTTTCTATGAGTGTCTTTTTCACTTGAACAAAACCAACATTATACCAAACCGTTCCAGATACGTAATACCGTCATTGAAAATTGCATTCGGAAACACTTTCTTAATCGCTAAGCTGATTTCATCTCTAATTTCGTTTTCAGAAAAACGCTCAATTTTTGTCAGAATTGATTCAATATCTTTAATGTTGTCTTCAATGGTAATTTGTTCAGAAAAAAAGTACGATTTTGTTTTGTCCATAAAGCATATGTGATGGGCTGTACTCCCAGAAATGGTGCTAAGCCGTCTGCAGTTGATGAATTTGGTGTGATCTTGAATTGTTTTATTTGTATAATGATTTAGAAAATCGTTTTCGGTAATGAACATTGGAGCGGCATAAAACACACTGTTTCCAAATTGATTGGCCAAAGACACGAGAAGATTGTGTTGATGAGTAACGGAATCCGGGTATATTTCAATTCGATAATACGGATTACCGAAGACTGACCATTCATTCGCGGTTGATCTAGTTAACATTTCTGATCTTTTAAATTGAAGAAATAGGGGTCGACACTTATCAAGTCTAGCATCATATCCAAGAATCTTCTCCTTGTTTTGTGTTGGCATAAAAGGAGAATTTTCCAGCCGTCCAAAAAATGGTCCATCGACAATTTCACGAAGAAGTCCAAAGCCAAACTGAATCTCGGAAAATTGTGAATCCATACTATCATCCC
Coding sequences within:
- a CDS encoding DUF1538 domain-containing protein, giving the protein MRELQSKSREVLFAVLPVVLVVLVFHLFIDPLPDELFWRFVIGAVVIVLGLTTFLIGIDIGITPVGELIGQRIAKSNRVWIVVVLGLLLGFLISVAEPDLLVLADQISAVTDASIAASSVILLVSIGVGVFVMLGLIRILFSIPLYLSLAIIYPVIAIFCLFMKPEMIAIAFDASGATTGALTVPFIMSLATGVAVLHRNSKSAEKDSFGLVALASAGAILGFLALAAIIDPQNLIGILPEASTEHGIFLPFWHELTRKAGDSFIALSPVLLLFLLGNLFFFKLRPRTFARIAKGFVFTYVGLTLFLVGVNAGFMEAGRTVGIALTDRSLFLTLLVSFLLGFFTVMAEPAVYILTHQIEDITSGSIRRRLVLFTLAIGVGIALVLNVIRILVPDLRLWTILLPGYLIALVLMFFTPKLFIAIGFDAGGVASGPITATFVLAFSQGIAFGGTAGGLGDVFGMIALIALTPIIAIEILGVLYRRQTHRKEVVSRAEFHE
- a CDS encoding P-II family nitrogen regulator produces the protein MPNSMNSLALYVAIVNYGEAKKVIDLARIAGVQGATIFYGYGTMNKGFLAMIGLSDVKKEIVLMCSDTECGDRAAKLIFETMQMHRHHRGVILSLSIDSLFGSASLTPLSHQPNKEAPMENQAIFTIVDKGKAELVIDAAASSGATGGTVINARGSGIHETKRIFNIPIEPEKEIVLTIAPTEKVEAITTAIRKELKIDDPGMGIVFVMDVRSDYGLYKGK